CACTCCGAGGCGGAGGCCGGGCGCCCCGTCGGGCTCCTCGTGTTCGACGCCTTTCTGCCGTGGGCCGGTGAGGTCGGGAGGCGGAATAGCGTCGCCACCGCTGCCTTGTTCACGCAGTGCTCCGCCGTAGACCTCATTTACTACCACGTCAAGGCAGGGGTGGTGCAGCAGCCGGTGCGGGAGGCGTTGGAGCTGCCGGGGCTGCCCCGGCTGCAGCCGAAGGACCTGCCGTCGTTCCTGTCGGACCAGTTCGGTGTCTACCCGGCGTTCATGGAGATGGCGTTCAACCAGTTCAAGGACCTGGAGAAGGTTGACGAAGTCCTCATCAATACCTTCTATGAACTGGAACCTCAGGTGACTAAGTAATCTCCAGAATCCCCTAGCTTATTTTGGATTGTCATCAGTGTTTTGcccaaaaaaacaaaagaaatacaatcGAAATCAACGTCGAGTGTAGATGCGACTTGTCTCCCTCGTGATTAGGTGAGAACGCCAATCAGGCCAACTCCGTCGACTGATGAAACAGGACACCGCTCACTTCTTGGAGGATCTTTTCACAACGATATTTGCTACAGTTTGCACTTCAGAAAATGAGTTGGTTTTGTTAATTTTGAGCAGGAAACAGACTACTTGAGTGAAGTGTGTGGAGCCAAAGCCATTGGTCCAGCGATACCTTCCGTGTACCTTGACAACCGGCTCCCTTTCGATTCGCAATACGGATTCCACCTCTTCGATGTGGAAGAGGCGACGTGCATGCATTGGCTCGACGCCAGACCACCAGCCTCGACCATATACGTCTCCTTTGGCAGCGTGGCGGTGTTCGGACCCCAGCAGATGTCCGAGCTCGCCTACGGCCTAGCAGACACTGGCAAGCATTTCCTGTGGGTCGTCAGGACGCCGGAACTCGACAAGCTTCCTCGAGGGTTTGCGGAGGAGTACTGCCCGGGCAGGGGCCTGATAGTGACGTGGAGCCCCCAGTTGGAGGTGCTGGCTCACAAGGCCGTCGGCTGTTTCTTGACGCACTGCGGCTGGAACTCGACCGTGGAAGGGCTGAGCCTTGGAGTGCCGATGGTGGCGATGCCGCAGTGGACGGACCAGCCGACGGATGCCAAATACGTGGAGGATGTATGGGGAGTCGGGGTCAGGGTGAAGGAGGATGACGAGGGGatggtgaggagggaggagatCGTGAGATGTGTGAGGGAAGTGACGGAGGGCGGCCGGAGCAGTGAGATAAGGAGGAACGCGGCGAGGTGGCGCGAGCTGGCTAAGGCTGCTGCAGGGGAGAACGGCAGCTCTGATAAGAATATTATGGAACTCATCGCTAAGTATTGCTCTTAAATATTTGTATCTAGTTCCCAAATTATGAATAATAGCCTATATCTCTTCGGGACGATTTAGTGGCTAGCGTATGAGGTATTGTTATCATAAAGTCTAGGATTCAAATCTtgacaaagtcgaggtaaatgtctcccttatgtgctagtcattattccaaaggttagtagccgtCTGTGATTTATTTTCTCCATGTTGGCCttaggacgggttggcgggggcgctgacggcgagcgtattcgtcttttgccaccatgaaTAATAGCCTGGGTGTCTCCTCGGAGCGGTGTGgtgcggtgcgatggttaagatatGGGAGATTATCATATGAGATTTTTGAGTCAAAACTCAGCGTGTTCGAGCAAGCCCTCCCCTATGTCTTGACCACTTGTACTAATGGCTAGTCAGgcatgatttacttcctccgtgttggtcTAGAGACATGTTGGTGGGAGCGCTGGGGGTGAGCGAATCACTTTTTTGCCACATGAATAATAGTCAGGGCAAGTGAATCACCAATTTGCCACATGAATAATAGCCGAGGAATTTTTGTGAAATTGAGTCGATCATCTCAGGATAAAAATTgacaacttaaaaaaatttatggGCATAGTTGGTATTTATATGGGTAGTTGTTCTAATCGATCTTAGGATCAATTCTCAACAAGTGAAAATATTTCGTTGGATACCTGACTTTTCACATCCAAAGAGGCAAAAGGTAGCTGTGCTTGGATAAAATGTTCCATGTGATTTATCTACTTGTATATAGTCAGGGGGTCAATGATACTGGATCATCTGGAATGAGCATTATCACCTTTTGCTCCAATGAACAAGAGCaccaatttatataaaatttcctCTTCCATCCTCATTTTATTAGTTCACTCTCCAACAATCTGATTGAACCTCCCTCTGATTCCCCTCCTTGATGTCGAGCAACCCCATCTTGGGGACCGCCTGCTGGAAGTTGAAAAAGAACATGGCATTGTTGTTACGTAGTCGTTCACTACGTGTCGCATTTATGGGTCGTTGAACATCATCTGGTCATACCCCAACAAGCCAATGCAACCTTGCAACGCCCAAAAGTAGGCACGGTCGAACACGTTGTGGGTGCGGTTGAATGCACCTCCACGTCATTGTCGGCAGCCTATGCTCGGTGATGCACCTCCATGTCATTGTCGGCAGCCTATGCCCGGTGATGTGGTGAATAATGGAGGTCTCCACGTGGCAGCATGAAGGCAGAAGTCAATGTTGGACcgagacgcacgtgagagggagggtgaatcacgtgatttttaaaaactttttcttttagttttgaaatcaaagtacatgcagcagaaacaaaaataaaaatagaaaataaaagacacggttcgattttacttggttcggagctttcagCGACTCCTAGTCCAAGACCTAGGTCTCACGGATctatcgatggataattcactaaaaACCTTTTCGTAAGAGAGGATCGAGTAAAAAAAGAATTGGAAGAGTGTAACAAACTACACTTCCCGTTTAACGTAATTAAGTACATAAATTAACACTTTGTTACCAAACCCTTTCTGTAGACAGTCAGCTCGAGCAGGTGTTAGGACGACTTCTCAGTGGCAGTCGGGCGTAGCAAAGTCATAGTAGGTTAGCAGTAGGAAGTCAAAGTAATTTGAATGCCAATTGGATGCTTAGAAGCTTGTATGAGAGATGATCTTGAATGCTTGGTCGAGATACCCTTTTATGgaggatggaaggcgccttccatagccttgaaggtgccttccatcgacTAAAGTTTATCCCGCTTTTGCTACTCCTTATTGTCGATGAGATTTGAACTTTATCTATTGAAAgttgccttccatgaacagtactgaaGGCATCTTCCATGAATAGTACTAAAGGCACCTTCCAATGCTTGCCCGAGGCCTTTTTGATCCTTTTACCCTACAAGTTAGGTTAGTCGAACACGACAATATAtaacctgtaaaacaaagttagcacaataaaaatatgattaatttatgacttagatcctATCCTCTAGAGCatgatctagtcagggtctcaatttagatttccgAAATTGATCTAAATTGGATCgccgcctactgtcccttcaatcaggatgcatcctcacttagtcactctcctccagtgacttaccttcatttatctgccaaacatctggtcctccagatctgtttggactttctctagtcttgcttagtatctgaccaagttgatctactaagactttcctgaaatattgagttagcacaatagataaaatagtaaagtaaaatagTATTAACAGATTTCAGGATTCGTTGGTTCGGTCGATCATGCATGGTTGACCGAAAACCAGTCGGTCgcatataacctagggttacctccctgtAGGgttgcccaacttcactcactaggacttccaccatctatcttcactcactaggattttcactatctagcttcactcactaggccccgatttcactcaccaagacttccccttacctaacctccagttagaactagtcactcagtagacttctcacctgtctATCCTTTgattaggacttacccttgctagtcatttAGGCCTgattagacttctctcttccaaacatcaagtcctgtttggatcaacTCTTGGTCAAACTGACTAGACTTAGGTACATTGACAAGCATTGAAATCTTAGAAGTTGATTGTACCAACAGTCAAACCTTGAGTCAAAAGTCAAGTAGAGGGGTACGTCGTTAAGGggagcaaaaagtcaaccttAGTCAAGGTGACACACCTGACTCCCTATGCTCATCCACCTAATTTCATCACCCCAGTCATCCATCTTCCTCTGGCTCAGCCACCCGACTTCATTAGTCCGGTCACTCGACTTCTTCATCCTGGTAACCCGACTTCTCCAACCCTCGACTTCTCTAGGCGGGACTTGCTTCCTCCATGGCTCATTAAACCATTCTCTCTCAGAGAACGCGGGCAAGTCTCGAAAAACTTGGACAACATAGTTGTTCTCTTTTGGATGGCGCAGACAACATAGTCATTGATCTCAGAAAACATGGGTAACATAGCCGTTTCTCCCGTATGACGTGGGGAATGTAAGTGTTCATCTTGGAATATATGGAGAACATGAGGACACAACTACATCTCTATAGAAGGTTGCATGCCCTCGTGGGCGTAGGCATGCACACACAACCATCTAGACTCTTTTAGTGATCCATCACTTTCATCTTCTCCTAGATCTTATgctaacttgagcatcagagtggTGTCTCCAAGTTTAACTTAGGTACCCATTCTAACCACTTTATTGAGTGTCTGTAGGATCTTTGTGCAACCCCCTCACCCTTGTGTCACCCGCAACCTTCTCCGTGACAGCTATTCTTTTTTGACTCATCATATCATAGTCTTAGACAAGAACACCCAGGATAGCGACTTGGCGAATGAGGAGTCTAACTTGTGGTCCACGTCATTGACGGTGTCGAAGTTGCTCAGCCGCTTCTTGAAGTTGTCGCATCGGGCGACGCCCAACATGTGAGCCCCTAAAAGTAGAGTTGTCAGATAGATCAACCCATCATCTTAGCAGGTTGAAAATCTCCAACTCAAGATGGGTTGGGGATCGGAACATGATCCTACGCAGAATTGATTTGGAATTAGGATTGGATCAATCGGGATCAAATCATAAAATCATATGATCCTAtcaaaaacccttaaaattttatgatatatatatatatatatatatatatatatatatatatatatatatatatatatatatactcaacATCTCATAGTACATTATCAcatatacaaatttaaattaactagtaatttaactatcattctcgcatagtagcacttaataatatttatattttcatatcataaaataaaagaatataaaattgttattaacacaataataataataatcacattCAACTTCAAGAATGTTCCCCTAGTTTATAAGATGATCCAATTTAAAGGCCAACCAAACAGCTAATGTAGcagaagctattgaatcctttATATGAATATGAACACCAacaataatcttctaaagattcCTTGATTTTGTAGAATACTATACAATAGACATCTAAAAATTCAtcattttgaagaaaaaaattatagaatattattgataaaaaaattaattcaaaaataattaaatagatgTTTAAATAATCTCAAAATTCTAATCCTAAATTTGTAAAAGATGAAAAAAAGATCATAAAAAGACAAAATCTTCTAGTTTTCGAAAAggctttaaatgatattttttaagtttaaaattgagcGGTTAAGGGTACAACTTGAAACTAATTATAGATATCTGAATACATTTTGATTCGATATATTATATGTCTCATGGTTCAATTCAAGTCAAAAGTTATATTTTTTCAAAGCTTCCACCAATCCTACTCCGATTCTATTATGATCATATCAATGTTGTTCTAATCCTATTGCAATAATCGATCTACATGATTCAGGATCGATTTATGCTTCCGAATCTTAGGATCGTACAATTATACGATCAAGGATCATGATTGTACAAACTATGGGCAGGCCAACCCACGAGCCCaaccaaaatataaaataatatacagaaaagattaaaaattttaagtttcggCTATGGATTAGGTAGAAAAACTCACGAGCTCATTAAATTTTTCactttagttttaagttttagtAATTTTTCCTTAACCCGGGGGCCAACCAAAGCCCGACACGAGCCGACCCATGCAGGTCGTGGCCCTAAGTGGGTCAACCCTCCTAGACCTACCTTTaaatgagttgataaaattttaatctaatacACTTAAATTATTTGGCGAGACAGGTCAATCTGATGTACCCAACTCAAAATGACGACTCTACCGGTAAGAAAACATAAAACAAAAttcatttactattttttttaaaataaaaaataaaatccagtAAACAAATTAAGGCGTGACAAAGCTACTAGCTCATGAGCCTTAAATCCATGCTGCTAGAATTGTTGGATAATCCGaagttagaggggggtgaatagctcgcttcGCTTTAATGATGATCTTTTGCAATAGAAAAAACTCGAAGCAAACCtcccaatgctaacacaagaattACTTGGTATcaacctcaagatgaggtgactaatccaaggatctgatcctctctcacacatccattaccaaaacactccttctcggagaTACTCCGGAGGtagagaaatctcgtacaagttctcaatacaataagaagaaaatgagaagctaaacaaatgaaatcttacaagatttacaataatgaaaccctagcttgctctcttcttgtttggaaaTACCTCTTGATGCTTGGAAATGTAATAGTACTTTGCTCCAAGAATCTTTAAGAACCGGCGGTGAGAATCGGAGAAGATAATGTGTAGAGTCGTGTAAACAGTGTCCGCCAAAAACCCTTTTTTAGGGCTCTTCGGGTGTCTTAAGCGATTAAGAATCTCCTTAATTGCTTACGACATCAGCAACTTGTATAACGACTATTTTTTTAAAGCTTAATTGATTACCCCAATCGATTACGCATGCCTAATTGACTAGCCTGATCGATTAGGCACGCTTCTATTTACGCGAGAATGGCCCGTAAGTGATTAAGCAAACCttgcttaatcgcttaccaaaGCCTCTAGGCATTCACAAATTTTTGGCTTAAGCGATTACCCTAATAGCTTAAGTCAAGCTAAAACTCACTGTGCACTCGCGTAAATGAGCTTAAGCGATTACTCTAATCACTTAAGCTAGCCTAATCGATTACCAAGTCCTAACTTTCAAAACTAAGTCTAAGATTCGTTTACCCATCATCTGATCAACTATGACATGTTGAGACTCCTCCTTGCTTAGCaaccgatcaaccttgacctgctaggatttttcaccaagtgtctggtcaatcttttgacccacttgga
This window of the Zingiber officinale cultivar Zhangliang chromosome 3B, Zo_v1.1, whole genome shotgun sequence genome carries:
- the LOC121967840 gene encoding UDP-glycosyltransferase 74F2-like; this encodes MAAVDSKCCHVLLLPYPAQGHVNPMLQFAKRFAAHGLTATLAATRFILANGSPTTGSVRLAAISDGCDRAGFAEADSIPSYLNSLERFGSATLDDLLHSEAEAGRPVGLLVFDAFLPWAGEVGRRNSVATAALFTQCSAVDLIYYHVKAGVVQQPVREALELPGLPRLQPKDLPSFLSDQFGVYPAFMEMAFNQFKDLEKVDEVLINTFYELEPQETDYLSEVCGAKAIGPAIPSVYLDNRLPFDSQYGFHLFDVEEATCMHWLDARPPASTIYVSFGSVAVFGPQQMSELAYGLADTGKHFLWVVRTPELDKLPRGFAEEYCPGRGLIVTWSPQLEVLAHKAVGCFLTHCGWNSTVEGLSLGVPMVAMPQWTDQPTDAKYVEDVWGVGVRVKEDDEGMVRREEIVRCVREVTEGGRSSEIRRNAARWRELAKAAAGENGSSDKNIMELIAKYCS